In Streptomyces dangxiongensis, one DNA window encodes the following:
- a CDS encoding very short patch repair endonuclease, producing the protein MSEASEWKAPEGSWASSAARRRNMQAIRSRDTQPEKLIRRLVHAQGLRYRVAARPLPDLRRTADMVFRRVKVAVFIDGCYWHGCPEHYVPPKTNSDYWSEKVMRNIRRDRDTDQRLKEAGWLVLRFWEHEPSETCAQQIAETVAERRSKPRDLKPETPSAQ; encoded by the coding sequence GTGTCTGAAGCTTCTGAGTGGAAAGCCCCCGAAGGTTCCTGGGCCTCGTCAGCGGCACGTCGGCGCAACATGCAAGCGATCCGCAGCCGTGACACACAGCCCGAGAAGCTGATCCGTCGGCTTGTCCACGCCCAAGGACTCCGATACCGGGTGGCCGCCCGGCCCTTGCCGGACCTGCGCCGCACAGCCGACATGGTGTTCCGGCGCGTTAAAGTGGCTGTCTTCATCGACGGCTGTTACTGGCATGGCTGCCCGGAACACTACGTCCCACCAAAGACCAACTCCGACTACTGGTCCGAAAAGGTCATGCGCAACATACGGCGCGATCGCGACACCGATCAGCGACTGAAGGAAGCGGGATGGCTCGTCCTCCGCTTTTGGGAACACGAGCCGTCGGAAACATGCGCCCAGCAGATCGCAGAAACAGTAGCTGAGCGCCGATCGAAACCGCGGGACCTTAAACCGGAAACACCATCTGCTCAGTAG
- a CDS encoding tetratricopeptide repeat protein gives MRPDTPAENVDHTAEAARLERTAGLYPEDAEVLLLRAAAHLELSGDRPAATALYDRLLSSAQGLDNPALVRALKASNLWEYDHEAEEARAIIEGLRTSAPRDPAPWVIIAEALEAHDELEAAEETFTEAARLLLTDAAEPAPSTHPLLYGRHRVRRMRGLPHDDWDALADTLHTSPVTLDELHDPKRVWSLGSDNPAELAAEISRLRAELGAYREALSRPFPVAVLHWPAPELAELLSAYPTLTSEYPSHETHLSTIETSLRELASSGTANLGIVTGTVPSYEAFAASEGTSPEDTTLLPQYATTLAARGRAIAWPPQRGAECWCGTGSGYAECHGTST, from the coding sequence ATGCGCCCCGACACGCCTGCCGAGAACGTCGACCACACCGCCGAAGCGGCACGCCTGGAGCGGACCGCCGGCCTGTACCCCGAGGACGCCGAGGTCCTCCTCCTCCGGGCGGCGGCCCACCTGGAGCTGTCCGGCGACCGCCCCGCGGCGACCGCTCTCTACGACCGCCTGCTGTCGTCCGCCCAAGGCCTGGACAACCCTGCCCTGGTCCGTGCCCTGAAGGCGTCGAACCTGTGGGAGTACGACCACGAGGCGGAGGAGGCACGGGCGATCATCGAGGGCCTGCGCACGTCGGCCCCGCGCGACCCGGCGCCCTGGGTGATCATCGCGGAGGCACTGGAGGCCCACGACGAGCTGGAGGCGGCGGAGGAGACGTTCACCGAAGCGGCCCGCCTCCTGCTGACGGACGCGGCCGAGCCCGCTCCCTCCACCCACCCCCTCCTCTACGGCCGCCACCGCGTCCGCCGCATGCGGGGCCTCCCCCACGACGACTGGGACGCCCTCGCCGACACCCTCCACACGTCCCCGGTCACCCTGGACGAACTCCACGACCCGAAGCGCGTGTGGTCCCTGGGCTCGGACAACCCGGCCGAACTGGCGGCGGAGATCTCCCGCCTCCGCGCGGAGCTGGGCGCCTACCGCGAGGCGCTCTCCCGCCCCTTCCCGGTGGCCGTCCTCCACTGGCCGGCCCCCGAACTGGCCGAGCTGCTCTCGGCGTATCCGACCCTGACCTCGGAATACCCCTCCCACGAGACCCACCTGTCGACCATAGAGACCTCCCTGCGCGAACTCGCCTCCTCCGGCACGGCCAACCTGGGCATCGTGACCGGCACGGTCCCCTCCTACGAGGCCTTCGCGGCGTCGGAGGGCACCTCACCGGAGGACACCACGCTCCTCCCCCAGTACGCGACGACCCTGGCAGCCCGCGGCCGAGCCATCGCCTGGCCGCCACAGCGGGGGGCGGAGTGCTGGTGCGGGACGGGATCGGGCTATGCGGAGTGTCACGGGACGAGTACCTGA